A single genomic interval of Ruminococcus sp. NK3A76 harbors:
- a CDS encoding glycosyl hydrolase, whose protein sequence is MKRNAKRTICALTASVMLIACGCGNDSSSSDSSQADSSSSADSVQTDDSSAIVTTRERETIPLDPVTETRGDFDLSDVQNKSDVPEDFELFLEAEEGKLSENTQNLSFDRYGSFSGKGYAAIGNKDEGFEIDAEFPADGSYDFIINTAVSNGTSDNFITIDGENVTTFTVEGNTFHEVAAEKIKLTKGKHKIGVTAKTGSFFVDSIKIKPAALVDLTQFEIDKTLCNPNATDETKRLYSFMCDVYGKYIISGQYAADNRGVDSAEFSEYDYKLGKYPAIMGLDLIEASPSRVAHGSSPGLIVETAEDWYLNRNGIVTICWHWNAPEPYLEYNGAAWWEGFYKDKTNFNLAKALSGEDKEGYDLLIRDIDSIAMYLQELDDHHVPVLWRPLHEGGGDPKWNNPWFWWGSSGADAYKELWKLMYDRLTNVHHCNNLIWVWNGQNLDYYPGDEYVDIMGYDSYPEVHGDHSPQKNLWDYTKSTTPTKKIIAMTENGSIPDPDPCMSEGIRWSFFCTWNGEFALKDYQLGCEHNSLEFFEKIMNHDRVLTLDELPDLKSWPIE, encoded by the coding sequence ATGAAAAGAAACGCAAAAAGAACCATCTGCGCTCTTACCGCTTCGGTCATGCTGATCGCCTGCGGCTGCGGCAATGACAGCTCATCATCAGACAGCAGTCAGGCCGATAGCAGCTCGTCAGCCGACAGCGTACAGACTGATGACAGCTCAGCTATAGTTACCACAAGAGAGCGTGAGACTATCCCCCTCGACCCCGTGACCGAGACAAGGGGCGACTTTGACCTCTCCGATGTACAGAATAAGTCCGACGTTCCCGAGGATTTCGAGCTGTTTTTAGAAGCAGAGGAGGGCAAGCTGTCCGAAAATACCCAGAACCTCTCCTTTGACAGATACGGCAGCTTCTCCGGCAAGGGCTATGCCGCTATCGGCAATAAGGACGAGGGCTTTGAGATAGATGCCGAGTTCCCGGCAGACGGCAGCTATGATTTTATAATAAACACCGCCGTTTCAAACGGCACGAGCGATAACTTCATAACCATTGACGGCGAGAATGTCACGACATTCACAGTCGAGGGCAACACCTTCCACGAGGTCGCCGCCGAGAAGATAAAGCTCACCAAGGGCAAGCACAAGATAGGCGTCACTGCAAAGACAGGCAGCTTTTTTGTCGACAGCATAAAGATAAAGCCGGCAGCTTTGGTCGATCTTACGCAGTTTGAGATAGACAAGACCCTTTGCAACCCCAACGCCACCGACGAGACAAAGCGCCTCTACAGCTTTATGTGCGATGTCTACGGCAAGTATATCATCTCCGGCCAGTACGCCGCCGATAACAGAGGCGTTGACAGCGCAGAATTTTCCGAATACGACTATAAGCTCGGCAAATACCCTGCAATAATGGGTCTTGACCTGATAGAAGCAAGCCCGAGCAGAGTTGCGCACGGCTCCAGCCCCGGGCTGATAGTCGAGACAGCTGAGGACTGGTATCTTAACCGCAACGGCATCGTCACTATCTGCTGGCACTGGAACGCCCCCGAGCCGTACCTTGAATACAACGGCGCTGCATGGTGGGAAGGCTTTTATAAGGACAAGACGAATTTCAACCTTGCCAAGGCACTCAGCGGCGAGGATAAAGAGGGCTACGACCTTCTTATAAGGGATATCGACTCGATAGCCATGTATCTTCAGGAGCTTGATGACCACCACGTTCCCGTGCTGTGGCGTCCTCTGCACGAGGGCGGCGGCGACCCGAAGTGGAACAACCCCTGGTTCTGGTGGGGCTCGTCCGGTGCCGATGCGTATAAGGAGCTCTGGAAGCTCATGTACGACAGGCTCACAAATGTCCACCACTGCAACAACCTCATCTGGGTGTGGAACGGCCAGAATCTTGACTACTACCCCGGCGATGAGTATGTAGATATCATGGGCTACGACAGCTACCCCGAAGTACACGGCGACCATTCACCGCAGAAAAACCTCTGGGATTACACCAAGTCCACCACCCCCACAAAGAAGATAATAGCCATGACCGAGAACGGCAGTATCCCCGACCCCGATCCCTGTATGTCCGAGGGTATCCGCTGGTCGTTCTTCTGCACATGGAACGGCGAGTTCGCACTTAAGGACTACCAGCTCGGCTGCGAGCATAATTCTCTTGAATTCTTCGAGAAGATAATGAACCACGACAGAGTTCTCACCCTCGACGAGCTCCCCGACCTTAAGTCCTGGCCGATAGAATAA
- a CDS encoding leucine-rich repeat domain-containing protein, which yields MKKKIVAGLLSATMLLGAAEALPNDFLSGIRNDITVSAAVSGDFEYKVLSDGTAEITGYKGSFTILTIPETIGGKTVSKIGDQAFYMCKLKQVFIPKTVKTVGKDAFRESASLNSVTFKGGTTTIGSYAFYKCTNLTSVKLCSGLKTIDNYVFYGCTSLKSLEIPDSVTSLGSYQFENCSSLKSVTLPNGITEIKDDTFAWCTSLESIRIPDKVKSIGWCAFTSCTGLKRAILPNSLKTLADDSFNRCTSLTAISLPNGLTKIGDGAFENCTGLTSVAIPSAVTSIGKYAFGFLHATKAKEHTKYAKDFTVYGYNTVAENFAKQYKFSYIDARLTSGKAIIPCVTCTYTGHEIKPTVTVKNVYGKVLTEGKHYTTSYSNNRECGKATITITGTGNYSGTLTKNFTITAANINNTTITGLKNKYYTGKAVKQNFTVKLGNVTLVNGTDYTVSYKNNTAIGKATITLKGKGNYTGTVSKTFKICPNKTTLKSAKSPKTKQLKVTYSKVSGVTGYQIKYSTSKKFTKKTTKTANAKGTSKTISKLKKGKVYYVKVRTYKTVGGTKYYSGYSKTKKVTIK from the coding sequence ATGAAAAAGAAGATCGTAGCAGGTCTGCTTTCAGCGACCATGCTTCTTGGCGCAGCAGAGGCACTTCCGAATGACTTTTTATCGGGTATAAGGAATGACATCACAGTAAGCGCTGCCGTTTCGGGCGACTTTGAATACAAGGTGCTCTCAGACGGCACTGCAGAGATCACCGGTTACAAGGGTTCATTCACGATCCTGACGATACCGGAAACGATCGGCGGTAAAACCGTTTCCAAGATCGGCGATCAGGCATTTTATATGTGCAAGCTAAAGCAGGTGTTCATACCCAAGACTGTAAAGACTGTCGGCAAGGACGCATTCAGAGAGTCGGCTTCTCTTAACAGTGTTACCTTCAAGGGCGGCACGACTACGATAGGCTCTTATGCATTCTACAAGTGCACAAACCTTACGAGCGTAAAGCTCTGCAGCGGCTTGAAAACTATTGACAACTATGTATTCTACGGCTGCACATCGCTTAAGAGCTTAGAGATACCGGATTCTGTAACGTCACTCGGCAGCTATCAGTTTGAAAACTGCTCATCGCTCAAGAGCGTTACACTGCCAAACGGCATCACTGAGATAAAGGACGACACATTTGCATGGTGTACAAGCCTTGAAAGCATAAGGATACCTGACAAAGTAAAATCTATCGGCTGGTGTGCATTCACATCATGCACGGGCTTAAAGCGTGCTATACTGCCCAACAGCTTAAAGACATTAGCTGATGATTCGTTCAACAGATGCACATCGCTCACAGCTATATCTTTACCGAACGGTCTGACGAAAATCGGCGACGGCGCATTTGAAAACTGCACAGGTCTTACAAGTGTAGCTATACCGAGCGCTGTTACAAGCATCGGCAAATACGCTTTCGGCTTCCTCCATGCTACAAAAGCCAAGGAGCACACAAAGTATGCCAAGGACTTTACTGTTTACGGCTACAACACGGTTGCAGAGAACTTCGCAAAGCAGTATAAATTCTCATACATAGATGCAAGGCTGACATCAGGCAAGGCAATAATACCCTGCGTGACCTGCACATACACAGGCCATGAGATAAAGCCGACTGTAACTGTCAAGAATGTTTACGGCAAGGTGCTCACAGAGGGCAAGCATTACACAACAAGCTATTCCAACAACAGAGAATGCGGCAAGGCAACAATAACTATCACAGGCACAGGCAATTACAGCGGCACTCTCACAAAGAACTTTACCATAACTGCTGCAAACATCAATAACACAACAATAACAGGCCTTAAGAACAAATACTACACAGGCAAGGCTGTAAAGCAGAACTTCACAGTAAAGCTCGGTAACGTTACTCTTGTAAACGGCACTGACTACACTGTATCCTACAAGAACAACACAGCTATAGGAAAAGCTACCATAACTCTTAAGGGCAAGGGCAACTACACAGGCACGGTAAGCAAGACTTTCAAGATATGCCCCAACAAGACAACTCTTAAGTCAGCCAAGAGCCCCAAGACAAAGCAGCTCAAAGTTACATACAGCAAGGTAAGCGGTGTAACAGGCTATCAGATAAAATACTCGACTTCCAAGAAGTTTACAAAGAAGACCACAAAGACTGCAAATGCAAAGGGCACTTCAAAGACGATAAGCAAGCTCAAAAAGGGCAAGGTTTATTACGTCAAGGTAAGGACTTACAAGACAGTGGGCGGCACTAAGTATTACAGCGGATACTCGAAGACTAAGAAGGTCACTATCAAGTAA